A genomic window from Chitinophaga pollutisoli includes:
- a CDS encoding condensin complex protein MksE, producing the protein MENENYEISDYSFLTEERVKKHFADINILLLSGKHIDHKYYTEYTVLESYESQWSSFYSNLYRLNLVSDISDGSRYYYLDFTENGKGKLSDASRNKELTELQTLIGLTLLDMYYQKYFDEEKVIYWNDIKTQILESDHQEAYKRILFNDIRASYDEKEWNEVHTRFSKTIENFDKLGWVERQSGRNEDLVFELRPAIHRLAKLYQEELQDFSAFSQQLKNDEAP; encoded by the coding sequence ATGGAAAACGAAAATTACGAAATAAGCGATTATTCTTTTTTAACGGAGGAGCGCGTTAAAAAACATTTTGCAGACATTAATATACTGTTATTATCGGGCAAACATATTGACCACAAGTATTATACAGAATATACCGTATTGGAAAGCTATGAGTCGCAGTGGAGCAGTTTTTACAGCAATCTGTACCGGCTTAATCTCGTTTCCGATATCTCTGACGGAAGCCGGTATTATTATCTCGACTTCACAGAAAACGGGAAGGGGAAATTAAGTGATGCAAGCCGTAATAAAGAACTCACTGAATTACAAACACTAATTGGATTGACGCTTTTGGATATGTACTACCAGAAGTATTTTGACGAAGAAAAGGTTATTTACTGGAATGACATCAAAACACAAATATTAGAGAGTGATCATCAGGAAGCCTACAAACGGATTTTGTTCAATGACATCAGAGCGTCTTATGATGAGAAGGAATGGAATGAAGTGCATACAAGATTCAGCAAGACGATAGAGAATTTTGATAAGTTAGGCTGGGTAGAAAGACAATCGGGAAGGAACGAAGACCTGGTTTTTGAGTTAAGACCGGCCATTCACCGTTTGGCCAAACTGTACCAGGAGGAGCTTCAGGATTTTAGTGCATTTAGCCAGCAACTTAAAAATGATGAAGCGCCATGA